The Flammeovirga yaeyamensis genome segment TTAAATCTTCTTTTGTCAGATTAGGATGTTTACTCTTTAGGTTATCAAAGAATCCGGGGTGAAGCTTTTTGAAGCTCGCCTCGAAGACCAACCAATTTTCAATATCATTGTATTTTGAGTTGAGGATGGTGTTCATCTTTTTGATCAACCCATTTTTATTCTGGTGTTTCACTTCATCGTAAGTCACCACTTCCTCTTTTAGCTCATTTATAATTTCTTTGTTTTTGATATTGTTGGCAATCATTTCCGATAGACTTTCGTCTTTATCCAACAATTCAATTTTAAGGTTTTTCGATTTGATGACCTCAATTTCTCTTTTATTTCTTTCCCTCTGAATATTCAGATCTTTTCGCTTTAAAATGAGCATCTTTTTTCTTTCCCATCGAATATAAAATCTGATGCCGAGGATTAGAAAATAGATCGCCCCTATAATCAAAAGCGCATACACTACTAAAAGAGTATTTGATAAATACCAAGGTCGAAGAATTCTAAACGTATAATTTGTCTGCAACTGGGAAGTATTGTCTTTAATCATAAAAGTATACTCCCCATAAGGTAAATTCTGATAACTCATCTCTGCTTTTTCCTCAACATTTACCCAATCGGCATCAATTCCAGTTAACTTAACGCTATAGTTAACCTTCTCAAAATAATTTTTTGTAGAGAATTCGATTTTCACCGAATTGTAATCAAATGGTATTTCTTTGGTGGAACCGTTATAAATTTCTTTGTTCCAAACATCAGAAAAATAAATTCCTCTTACCTCTGGAGGAGAAAAGGCATAATGATAATCTTCTAAATCCTGAGGTTTAAAAATTCCTACTCCCTTGGTAAAGGACATCAATAAATGCTCATCGTCTAGCTGACTAATATTCTCATAACCATAAACTTGTCGCTGTACTAATTCGGAAAGGGAATTCTCTAAAGGAACAAGCGTATTATCTTCATAATGATACAATTGCAATTTTCCTTCTGATGCGATAAGCGTATATCCGTTTACTTCTGGAGAAACTTGCTGTAAAGATTTAAAGGGAAACTGCTTTTTCTTTCCATCAATATCAATTAATCGATTCGAAGTAGAGAGTAATTGATGATTCCCCAAAGTAAATAGTTGGTATTCGTTGAATCTTGAGCCACAACTATCTCCAAATACTTTTTCGATGTTCATCAATTGCTGACCATCTTTTGATAACTCAATTTTAAAAACTTCTTTTCCTTCATCTGTACAATACAAAGTGGAATCGTTGGCTTCTAAAATTGATTTTGTCAGTGTATTTATTGATAAAATTGGATACCCAAACTCCCATCGCCCATTTCTTTTTTCCCAAATATTCAACCCTCTGTAACTTGTTTGATACATACGGTTTGGAAAAAGTTGACTCTTTAGAAAAGTGTAACCACCTCCATTTCTCCATCTTCTTTCAAAGTTGGGTGTGATCTCAAAAATTCCACGATTATGCCCGCAAAACAATTGATTTTCTACCTGGGTTAAACTCCACACTTGTCCATCTGAATCCACCAATTTTGTGAACGTAATTTGTGGACTATCAATATCTTGATCGGTAAAATACACTCCTTGATTTGTGCCTACATACAGCTTTCCATTAAAGTTTTCTGCATCGTGAACCGTTCCCAATTCTGCCAATGGATCGTTGATAAAACGTACAGGATATTTAAGGTTTACCTTGGCCAAACCCACATCTGTTCCTACCCAAAGCAGGCCATCTTTATGAAACAATGAATAAATTCGATTACTGCTTAATCCATTTTTTGAATTGATAATATATTGGATTTTACCGGTGATGATATTCCCAATAATTAACCCTTTATCAAGTGTTCCGAAAGCATAATTTCCTTCATTGTCTAAAGGTGTTGCCGCATTTAGTCGACCTTCTTTAATGAAATCTGATAATTCTTTGGGAGCTTGAGTGAGTTCTCCATTTCTGAAGAAATACAGTCCATTCAATTCGGTTCCAATCACCAAACCTTCAGGTGTTTCGTGTATGTATTTTACGATCCACTTTTTAAACTGAGGATGGGCAATAATGGAGATTACTTTTCGATTATTCGAAAGTTTGATGTTGTTGTAAAGATTTTGGTAGTAGAACTGATCTTTTGTAGCGTTCAGGTAAGCAAAGGAAATGTTCCCTTCGGTCATTTGTCGATACGTAATCACATTGGACTGAAGGTGATAAAAGTACAAACCATCAAAAGCTTGATAAACGATTTGATTGTTGATGACAAACGACTTCCAAATCACGTCGTTCATCTCTTCTTTTGCTTTAATACTATAATA includes the following:
- a CDS encoding helix-turn-helix and ligand-binding sensor domain-containing protein — its product is MKNQFTFFTFSIVLMINFFCIAQDEIKLYTSPQITYYDKAEYKAEQQNWCIAQGDDGVMYMANTLGLLEFDGERCILHPTDAPLHTVTIHDNVIYVGGINIMGYFKKENAALRYYSIKAKEEMNDVIWKSFVINNQIVYQAFDGLYFYHLQSNVITYRQMTEGNISFAYLNATKDQFYYQNLYNNIKLSNNRKVISIIAHPQFKKWIVKYIHETPEGLVIGTELNGLYFFRNGELTQAPKELSDFIKEGRLNAATPLDNEGNYAFGTLDKGLIIGNIITGKIQYIINSKNGLSSNRIYSLFHKDGLLWVGTDVGLAKVNLKYPVRFINDPLAELGTVHDAENFNGKLYVGTNQGVYFTDQDIDSPQITFTKLVDSDGQVWSLTQVENQLFCGHNRGIFEITPNFERRWRNGGGYTFLKSQLFPNRMYQTSYRGLNIWEKRNGRWEFGYPILSINTLTKSILEANDSTLYCTDEGKEVFKIELSKDGQQLMNIEKVFGDSCGSRFNEYQLFTLGNHQLLSTSNRLIDIDGKKKQFPFKSLQQVSPEVNGYTLIASEGKLQLYHYEDNTLVPLENSLSELVQRQVYGYENISQLDDEHLLMSFTKGVGIFKPQDLEDYHYAFSPPEVRGIYFSDVWNKEIYNGSTKEIPFDYNSVKIEFSTKNYFEKVNYSVKLTGIDADWVNVEEKAEMSYQNLPYGEYTFMIKDNTSQLQTNYTFRILRPWYLSNTLLVVYALLIIGAIYFLILGIRFYIRWERKKMLILKRKDLNIQRERNKREIEVIKSKNLKIELLDKDESLSEMIANNIKNKEIINELKEEVVTYDEVKHQNKNGLIKKMNTILNSKYNDIENWLVFEASFKKLHPGFFDNLKSKHPNLTKEDLKLCTYLKINLSSKELSRLFNITPQSVDLKRYRLRKKMQLDRSVNLTEYISSF